The following are from one region of the Microbacterium paraoxydans genome:
- a CDS encoding Lrp/AsnC family transcriptional regulator, with protein sequence MAALDETDRAILAELRRDARASMTAIAEAVHISRAGAHARIKRLTDAGVITGYTVRTDPVLLGHHASAYVTLAIEQATWQEVSARLRAIPEIEHMALVGGDFDVLLLVRANDARDLRRIVLEDIQAIPSIRSTRTILIFEDFDRA encoded by the coding sequence ATGGCGGCGCTGGACGAGACGGATCGCGCGATCCTCGCGGAGCTGCGGCGGGATGCGCGGGCGTCCATGACCGCGATCGCCGAGGCGGTGCACATCTCCCGCGCGGGGGCGCATGCCCGCATCAAGCGCCTCACCGATGCCGGAGTGATCACCGGCTACACCGTGCGCACCGACCCCGTGCTGCTGGGGCATCACGCGAGCGCGTACGTGACCCTCGCGATCGAACAGGCCACGTGGCAGGAGGTGAGCGCGCGGCTCCGGGCGATCCCGGAGATCGAGCACATGGCGCTCGTCGGCGGCGACTTCGACGTGCTGCTGCTGGTGCGCGCCAATGACGCCCGCGACCTGCGCCGCATCGTGCTGGAGGACATCCAGGCGATCCCGTCGATCCGCTCGACACGGACGATCCTGATCTTCGAGGACTTCGACCGGGCGTGA
- a CDS encoding alpha-ketoacid dehydrogenase subunit beta has translation MTIAEHETPVATDAAATTTMTMAAALNRALADTLAADSDVVVFGEDVGALGGVFRITDGLTARFGEDRCFDTPLAESGIIGTAVGMAMNGMRPVVEMQFDAFALPAFEQIVSHVAKLGNRTRGGMRMPLVIRIPFGGGIGGVEHHCDSSEAYYAHTPGLTVVSPSTPQDAYSLLRAAIASPDPVVFLEPKKLYWSKGEVDTAVTAEIGAARIAREGSDVTLLAYGASVPLALEAAEVAAGEGRSVQVVDVRSLSPFDDETVTAAVRSTGRAVVIAEAPGFVSVASEIQARVFERCFEYLEAPVRRVTGFDTPYAPPKFEHWYLPDVDRVLDAIDTLHWEDDV, from the coding sequence ATGACCATCGCCGAGCACGAGACGCCGGTCGCGACGGACGCCGCCGCCACGACGACCATGACCATGGCCGCCGCCCTCAACCGCGCCCTCGCCGACACCCTCGCCGCCGACTCTGACGTGGTCGTGTTCGGAGAGGACGTCGGAGCCCTAGGCGGCGTCTTCCGCATCACCGACGGACTCACCGCCCGCTTCGGCGAGGACCGCTGCTTCGACACCCCGCTCGCGGAGTCCGGCATCATCGGCACCGCCGTCGGCATGGCGATGAACGGGATGCGCCCGGTCGTCGAGATGCAGTTCGACGCCTTCGCCCTGCCCGCGTTCGAGCAGATTGTGAGCCATGTCGCGAAGCTCGGCAACCGCACCCGCGGCGGGATGCGCATGCCGCTCGTGATCCGCATCCCGTTCGGCGGCGGCATCGGGGGCGTCGAGCACCACTGCGACTCGTCCGAGGCGTACTACGCGCACACGCCCGGCCTCACCGTCGTGAGCCCGTCCACCCCGCAGGACGCCTACTCGCTGCTCCGGGCAGCCATCGCCTCGCCGGACCCGGTGGTCTTCCTCGAGCCCAAGAAGCTCTACTGGTCGAAGGGCGAGGTCGACACCGCGGTGACGGCGGAGATCGGCGCGGCGCGCATCGCCAGGGAGGGCTCCGACGTGACCCTCCTCGCGTACGGAGCCTCCGTGCCGCTCGCGCTGGAGGCGGCGGAGGTCGCCGCGGGCGAAGGGCGCAGCGTGCAGGTGGTCGACGTGCGCTCCCTCTCCCCCTTCGACGACGAGACGGTCACCGCGGCGGTGCGGTCCACGGGACGCGCGGTCGTCATCGCCGAGGCCCCGGGATTCGTCAGCGTCGCCTCCGAGATCCAGGCCCGGGTGTTCGAGCGCTGCTTCGAGTACCTGGAAGCCCCCGTGCGGCGGGTGACCGGGTTCGATACCCCGTACGCGCCGCCGAAGTTCGAGCACTGGTACCTGCCGGACGTCGATCGGGTGCTCGACGCGATCGACACGCTGCACTGGGAGGACGACGTATGA
- a CDS encoding dihydrolipoamide acetyltransferase family protein has product MSTPVKTATRVFRLPDLGEGLTEAGLVQWLVAVGDTIATDQAIAEVETAKSVVELPSPFAGVVTALHGTPGDTIDVGAPVLEVADPGSEETSSARQAPAAQPEHEAYRQEERAGSGNVLIGYGTSASAATGRRRRPAAPRPTPAPASTAPAPAAPAATAPESPAPASREPARPAPVAVRSPLVRRLARDLGLDVHAISPTGADGAITRADVLRAAVDHAVDGVAAAPTPTSATAPTGEIDGLPVRSRERLSPLRRTVSARLARSRSEIPEATVWVDVDATELWNLRGQMAPEGAKAPSITALLARFVLLALEDYPVLASRLSDDGSELISFEGVNLGVAADTERGLLVPVVPHAHRRTVSDLDVALRELAATARTGTLPPERLRGSTFTLNNYGGFGVDGSAAIINHPDVAILGIGRIIERPWVVDGVIVPRRIVQLSLVFDHRVCDGGYAAGFLRRVVELIEHPLRAFGRV; this is encoded by the coding sequence ATGAGCACCCCGGTGAAGACCGCGACCCGCGTGTTCCGCCTCCCCGACCTCGGCGAAGGACTCACCGAGGCCGGCCTCGTGCAGTGGCTGGTGGCCGTCGGCGACACGATCGCGACCGATCAGGCCATCGCCGAGGTCGAGACCGCGAAGAGCGTCGTCGAACTGCCCTCGCCGTTCGCGGGTGTCGTGACGGCGCTGCACGGCACGCCCGGCGACACCATCGACGTCGGCGCCCCGGTGCTGGAGGTCGCCGACCCCGGCAGCGAGGAGACCTCGTCCGCGCGGCAGGCCCCCGCCGCGCAGCCCGAGCACGAGGCGTACCGGCAGGAGGAGCGTGCGGGGTCGGGCAACGTCCTCATCGGATACGGCACCTCCGCGTCCGCCGCGACGGGTCGGCGACGTCGCCCCGCGGCACCACGCCCCACACCGGCACCCGCCTCGACAGCGCCCGCACCGGCGGCCCCCGCCGCGACCGCTCCGGAGTCGCCCGCACCGGCCTCCCGCGAGCCCGCGCGACCCGCGCCGGTCGCCGTGCGGTCGCCGCTCGTGCGGCGCCTCGCCCGCGACCTGGGCCTCGACGTGCACGCGATCTCCCCCACCGGAGCGGACGGGGCGATCACGCGCGCCGACGTGCTGCGCGCCGCCGTGGACCACGCGGTGGACGGCGTCGCCGCGGCCCCGACGCCGACCTCCGCGACCGCTCCCACCGGCGAGATCGACGGCCTCCCGGTTCGCAGTCGCGAGCGCCTGTCCCCGCTGCGCCGCACCGTGAGCGCCCGGCTCGCCCGCAGCCGCTCGGAGATCCCCGAGGCCACCGTGTGGGTCGACGTCGACGCCACCGAGCTCTGGAATCTCCGCGGGCAGATGGCTCCCGAGGGCGCGAAGGCCCCGTCGATCACGGCGCTGCTCGCGCGCTTCGTGCTGCTGGCGCTGGAGGACTACCCGGTGCTCGCCTCCCGGCTCAGCGACGACGGCTCCGAGCTGATCTCGTTCGAGGGCGTGAACCTCGGCGTCGCGGCCGACACCGAGCGCGGCCTCCTCGTCCCGGTCGTCCCGCACGCGCACCGGCGCACGGTCAGCGACCTCGATGTCGCCCTGCGCGAGCTCGCGGCCACCGCGCGCACCGGCACGCTGCCGCCCGAGCGCCTCCGCGGATCGACCTTCACCCTCAACAACTACGGCGGGTTCGGCGTCGACGGCTCCGCGGCGATCATCAACCACCCCGACGTCGCGATCCTCGGCATCGGCCGGATCATCGAGCGCCCCTGGGTCGTGGACGGGGTGATCGTGCCGCGTCGCATCGTCCAGCTCTCGCTCGTGTTCGACCACCGGGTCTGCGACGGCGGGTATGCGGCCGGATTCCTCCGCCGCGTGGTGGAGCTCATCGAGCATCCGCTCCGCGCCTTCGGGCGGGTCTGA
- a CDS encoding HNH endonuclease signature motif containing protein, whose product MESTPAAVLDDTVVALDAVLQSGTVGALDAGAMMDLLRVAGEIQRRVEAVIVDAVASVDPRPAGSGEPAFCGRFGCRSMNELLQRVLRTDGASAARLVKAARLVRREVDLSSGEWLPARWPALREALLDAAIGVTGLLAATGPIEQAGPRVRLADRWEADAYLAEVARGEESDDENSEDDENEPGPAPTPEELRVRAQLIVQYLDPDGAEPAEDIALRARGLVLGRAKDGVIPVRGALLPEVAGQLQRIWDAYLNPKVDGPPLPGVHFVPSAELADAEWRHTAVSPDDDVLPSGDPGGMADGRTRAQKQHDALAAALGIAARHDDMPRLGGGAPTLVVTVGAEDYATGRRWARVEGVETPVSTRVAAHTACGGTVQRVVLGAGGRIVGLGSSDRIFTPAQRRAIGVRDGECLIPGCHVPAAWCEIHHVTEHAHGGPTHTDNGVALCWHHHRTLDTSGWQIRMRGGVPQVRGPAWWDPRRRWRMPRPVLRGFTDRTGPIRSQGPDSLTRDRRGSASFARGHLRRAPRQVRREGPTENEKKTGVRAVTRSKERHRCPIPPFP is encoded by the coding sequence ATGGAAAGCACCCCGGCAGCGGTTCTCGACGACACGGTCGTCGCTCTCGACGCCGTGCTGCAGTCCGGCACCGTAGGCGCTCTCGATGCCGGGGCGATGATGGACCTGCTGCGGGTCGCGGGTGAGATCCAGCGACGCGTGGAGGCCGTGATCGTCGACGCGGTGGCGAGCGTCGATCCGCGTCCGGCGGGGTCCGGGGAACCGGCGTTCTGCGGACGGTTCGGCTGCCGCTCGATGAACGAGCTGCTGCAGCGTGTGCTCCGCACCGACGGCGCGTCCGCCGCGCGCCTGGTGAAGGCTGCGCGGTTGGTGCGACGCGAGGTCGATCTCTCCTCCGGGGAGTGGCTGCCGGCGCGGTGGCCGGCGCTGCGTGAAGCGCTCCTCGACGCGGCGATCGGCGTGACCGGGCTGCTGGCCGCGACCGGGCCGATCGAGCAGGCCGGCCCTCGCGTGCGCCTCGCCGACCGCTGGGAGGCCGACGCGTATCTCGCGGAGGTCGCTCGGGGTGAGGAGAGCGACGACGAGAACAGTGAGGATGACGAGAACGAGCCCGGTCCGGCGCCGACGCCCGAGGAGCTGCGGGTGCGGGCGCAGCTCATCGTGCAGTACCTCGACCCCGACGGCGCGGAGCCCGCGGAAGACATCGCGTTGCGCGCTCGCGGTCTGGTGCTGGGGCGCGCCAAGGACGGTGTGATCCCGGTCCGGGGCGCACTGCTGCCCGAGGTCGCGGGGCAGCTGCAGCGGATCTGGGACGCGTACCTGAACCCGAAGGTCGACGGGCCGCCGCTTCCCGGCGTGCACTTCGTGCCGTCCGCGGAACTCGCGGATGCTGAGTGGCGGCACACCGCGGTGTCTCCGGACGACGATGTGCTCCCGTCCGGCGACCCCGGCGGGATGGCCGACGGGCGCACGCGGGCACAGAAGCAGCACGACGCGCTCGCGGCGGCCCTGGGGATCGCGGCCCGGCACGACGACATGCCACGGCTGGGCGGTGGGGCCCCGACACTCGTGGTCACGGTCGGCGCCGAGGACTATGCCACGGGGCGCCGCTGGGCGCGGGTCGAGGGCGTCGAGACGCCGGTGTCGACGCGGGTGGCCGCACACACGGCGTGCGGAGGGACGGTCCAGCGGGTCGTGCTGGGGGCAGGCGGGAGGATCGTCGGGCTCGGGTCGAGCGACCGGATCTTCACCCCGGCGCAGCGCCGGGCGATCGGCGTGCGGGACGGCGAGTGCCTCATCCCCGGGTGTCACGTCCCCGCCGCCTGGTGTGAGATCCACCACGTCACGGAGCACGCGCACGGGGGCCCGACGCACACCGACAACGGGGTCGCGCTGTGCTGGCATCATCACCGCACCCTGGACACCTCGGGGTGGCAGATCCGCATGCGCGGGGGAGTGCCGCAGGTGCGAGGGCCGGCGTGGTGGGATCCGCGGCGACGATGGCGCATGCCGCGCCCGGTGCTTCGCGGCTTCACGGACCGGACGGGGCCGATTCGCTCACAGGGGCCCGATTCGCTCACGCGGGACCGGCGCGGGAGCGCATCCTTCGCGCGGGGACATCTCCGGCGCGCTCC
- a CDS encoding thiamine pyrophosphate-dependent enzyme, translating into MHPHDMLPRDTAVRLIAEDGTTLPDEAYALPAADVLLAAYRGLVEGRRINDQAGALVRQGRLAVYPSSHGQEACQVAAAMALGDTDWLFPTYRDSVAVIARGVAPAEAMVLLKGDWHSGYDVRAHRVAPQATPLATQLLHAVGFAQAAKHRGEDTVVLALCGDGATSEGDFHEAMNFAAVFHVPVVFFVQNNEFAISVPLSRQTAAPSLAHKAVGYGMPGQRVDGNDVAAVLAVLTEAVDRARAGGGPSLVEAHTYRMQAHTNADDDTRYREREEVQAWLARDPLLRLRAHLTATGALDDEAETRFAAGAEEIAAAMRTALNTDAELDPEDLFRFVTATRSPQREEQWQLLRDEIARSHPAETMTTGGPR; encoded by the coding sequence ATGCACCCCCACGACATGCTCCCGCGAGACACCGCGGTACGACTGATCGCCGAGGACGGGACCACCCTCCCCGACGAGGCCTACGCGCTCCCCGCCGCCGACGTCCTGCTGGCGGCCTACCGCGGCCTCGTCGAAGGCCGTCGCATCAACGATCAGGCCGGCGCGCTCGTGCGCCAGGGCCGCCTCGCGGTCTACCCGTCGTCGCACGGCCAGGAGGCCTGCCAGGTGGCCGCGGCGATGGCACTCGGCGACACCGACTGGCTCTTCCCCACCTACCGCGACTCGGTCGCCGTGATCGCCCGCGGCGTCGCGCCTGCGGAGGCGATGGTGCTCCTCAAGGGTGACTGGCACTCGGGCTACGACGTGCGCGCGCACCGCGTCGCCCCGCAGGCCACCCCGCTGGCGACGCAACTCCTGCATGCGGTCGGCTTCGCGCAGGCGGCGAAGCACCGCGGCGAGGACACCGTGGTGCTCGCGCTCTGCGGCGACGGCGCGACGAGCGAGGGCGACTTCCACGAGGCGATGAACTTCGCGGCGGTGTTCCACGTGCCCGTCGTGTTCTTCGTCCAGAACAACGAGTTCGCGATCTCGGTCCCCCTCTCCCGGCAGACCGCCGCCCCCTCCCTCGCCCACAAGGCGGTCGGCTACGGCATGCCGGGGCAGCGCGTCGACGGCAACGACGTGGCCGCGGTCCTCGCGGTGCTCACGGAGGCCGTGGACCGCGCCCGCGCCGGTGGCGGCCCCTCCCTCGTCGAGGCGCACACCTACCGCATGCAGGCGCACACCAACGCCGACGACGACACCCGCTACCGGGAACGCGAGGAGGTGCAGGCCTGGCTCGCCCGCGATCCGCTGCTCCGCCTGCGCGCGCACCTCACTGCGACCGGCGCTCTGGACGACGAGGCCGAGACGCGCTTCGCCGCGGGTGCGGAGGAGATCGCCGCCGCCATGCGCACCGCCCTGAACACCGATGCGGAGCTCGACCCCGAAGACCTCTTCCGTTTCGTGACCGCGACCCGCTCGCCGCAGCGTGAGGAGCAGTGGCAGCTCCTCCGCGACGAGATCGCCCGCTCCCACCCCGCCGAGACGATGACGACCGGAGGCCCCCGATGA